Proteins encoded together in one Pseudoalteromonas xiamenensis window:
- a CDS encoding sensor histidine kinase, with the protein MALAQVMQSQLAHLANYNPCLLQEAYVGELSDLRQQASWLSHLVDTMPAGVVVLDGRGMIAKANQIAMDMLGEPLEGERWFSVIQRSFRPQQDDGHEVSLKDGRLIKLDITALAPEPGQLILMTDLTETRRLQARMAHMQRLSALGKMVASLAHQVRTPLSAAMLYAANLGSNNLVEGARSRFQEKLMSRLKDLESQVNDMLLFAKSGEQNVVEPVSMQQLLSEVKAGSDAMVTMNDSELEVDLPDPDIEIMGNKTALASAIGNLIHNSIQIIGREAKVVLKAAFDTESQNFVRISVTDNGPGVDLAIADKLFEPFFTTKSQGTGLGLAVVSSVANAHQGKVQVRNTDAGGACFSIVLPILNSDSAEINSVSAESAPHETLREVV; encoded by the coding sequence ATGGCACTAGCGCAAGTAATGCAATCACAACTGGCTCACCTTGCAAACTACAATCCATGTTTATTGCAGGAGGCATACGTGGGAGAGCTGAGCGATCTTAGACAGCAAGCAAGCTGGCTCAGTCATTTGGTGGATACAATGCCCGCAGGCGTTGTTGTACTTGACGGCAGAGGTATGATTGCCAAAGCCAATCAAATCGCCATGGACATGTTAGGTGAACCACTAGAAGGCGAGAGATGGTTTTCAGTAATTCAGCGTTCATTCCGTCCTCAGCAAGACGATGGACACGAAGTGTCGTTAAAAGATGGTCGCTTAATTAAATTGGATATCACGGCATTAGCACCAGAGCCAGGTCAGTTGATTCTTATGACTGACTTGACTGAAACTCGTCGTTTGCAAGCAAGAATGGCTCATATGCAACGACTAAGCGCACTTGGAAAGATGGTCGCATCACTTGCACATCAGGTTCGTACACCACTGTCTGCTGCAATGTTGTATGCAGCGAATCTTGGTTCAAATAATCTCGTAGAAGGTGCACGTAGCCGTTTCCAAGAAAAGCTGATGTCGCGCTTAAAAGATTTAGAATCACAAGTAAATGACATGCTTTTGTTTGCAAAAAGTGGTGAGCAAAACGTCGTTGAACCCGTATCTATGCAACAATTGCTTAGCGAGGTAAAGGCGGGCTCAGATGCGATGGTCACAATGAACGACAGTGAACTTGAGGTTGATTTACCTGACCCAGATATCGAAATTATGGGTAACAAGACGGCGTTAGCAAGCGCGATTGGTAATCTGATCCACAATAGCATTCAGATTATTGGGCGCGAGGCAAAAGTCGTGTTAAAAGCGGCATTTGATACCGAAAGTCAAAATTTTGTCAGGATTTCAGTAACCGACAATGGACCTGGTGTTGATTTGGCTATCGCAGACAAATTGTTTGAACCGTTTTTTACTACGAAGAGCCAAGGTACCGGTCTAGGGCTTGCGGTGGTAAGCAGCGTTGCGAATGCGCATCAAGGCAAAGTTCAAGTTCGCAATACGGACGCTGGTGGCGCATGTTTTAGCATCGTCTTACCTATCCTCAATTCGGATTCTGCAGAAATAAATTCCGTTTCCGCGGAATCTGCACCACATGAAACGCTTAGGGAGGTTGTATGA
- a CDS encoding sigma-54-dependent transcriptional regulator — MNNMVLVVEDDAGLREALIDTLMISGIECVEANSAESAMLLLKQHKFSLVVSDVQMGAMSGLDLLRSIKLNYPELPVLMMTAYATIDDAVEAMRLGAIDYMAKPFAPEVLLNMVSRYLPEKEKETDGPVVADPSSLQLLELAAKVARSDASVMVLGPSGSGKEVLARYIHDKSPRSGEAFVAINCAAIPENMLEATLFGYEKGAFTGAIQACPGKFEQAQKGTILLDEITEMDLALQAKLLRVLQEREVERLGGRKTIELDVRVLATSNRDLKEAVAEGKFREDLYYRLNVFPLTWKPLSQRPLDIVVLAEHLVARHCTKAGQVIPTMSEAAKYRLMQHSWPGNVRELDNVVQRALILHSQGQIEVGDIFIENFEPSEAFAQSDSKMNTTTVNETIVESTQRIEPVWQLNVADDESDEGFSYKAELQDTEHKIILDTLTRFQGKRKEVADALGISPRTLRYKLAKMRDLGLPVPA, encoded by the coding sequence ATGAACAACATGGTACTAGTCGTTGAAGACGATGCGGGATTGCGCGAAGCGCTGATTGATACATTGATGATTTCAGGTATTGAATGCGTAGAAGCGAACAGCGCCGAGTCCGCAATGTTATTACTAAAGCAGCATAAATTTTCTTTAGTGGTGAGTGATGTGCAAATGGGGGCAATGAGTGGGCTCGATTTACTTCGCAGTATAAAACTCAATTACCCTGAGCTACCTGTTTTGATGATGACCGCGTATGCGACGATTGACGATGCGGTAGAAGCGATGCGTTTAGGGGCGATTGATTACATGGCTAAACCATTTGCACCGGAAGTGCTTTTGAACATGGTAAGTCGTTACCTACCTGAAAAGGAAAAAGAAACAGATGGGCCAGTTGTTGCAGATCCTAGTTCTTTGCAGTTGCTTGAGTTAGCCGCAAAAGTTGCTCGTTCAGATGCGAGTGTAATGGTCTTAGGCCCTAGTGGCTCAGGTAAAGAAGTACTCGCACGTTATATTCATGACAAGTCGCCTCGCAGTGGGGAAGCATTTGTCGCCATTAACTGTGCTGCGATTCCTGAAAACATGCTTGAAGCTACGTTGTTTGGCTATGAAAAAGGGGCATTTACGGGGGCAATCCAAGCCTGTCCAGGTAAATTTGAACAAGCGCAAAAAGGGACTATTTTGCTTGATGAAATTACCGAGATGGACCTCGCGCTGCAAGCGAAACTACTACGTGTACTGCAAGAGCGCGAGGTAGAGCGTCTTGGTGGTCGCAAGACAATAGAATTAGACGTGCGCGTATTAGCAACCAGTAACCGCGATTTAAAAGAAGCTGTTGCAGAAGGTAAATTCAGAGAAGACTTGTACTATCGACTTAATGTATTTCCACTCACGTGGAAACCGCTAAGTCAAAGACCTCTGGATATTGTTGTTTTGGCTGAACATCTAGTGGCGCGTCATTGTACTAAAGCAGGCCAAGTGATTCCAACGATGAGCGAAGCCGCAAAATATCGATTAATGCAACATTCTTGGCCCGGTAACGTCCGTGAATTGGATAACGTGGTGCAACGTGCATTGATATTGCATTCTCAAGGTCAAATTGAAGTCGGTGATATCTTCATTGAGAACTTTGAACCGAGTGAGGCTTTTGCTCAGTCTGATTCCAAAATGAATACCACCACAGTAAATGAGACGATTGTGGAGTCTACTCAACGTATCGAACCTGTCTGGCAGTTGAATGTTGCGGACGATGAAAGTGATGAAGGCTTTAGTTATAAGGCGGAGTTGCAAGACACTGAGCATAAAATCATTCTCGATACGTTGACGCGTTTTCAAGGTAAACGAAAAGAAGTTGCTGATGCACTAGGTATCAGTCCGCGAACTCTCCGTTACAAACTGGCTAAAATGCGCGATCTCGGTTTGCCAGTCCCTGCATAA
- the fliE gene encoding flagellar hook-basal body complex protein FliE — protein sequence MNINATSLFQEMQSMATEASRNRVESTTIKTAAPSSTNQFGDLLADAINTVNGLQKEAKSKVTAMEMGDRSVSLAEVMIASQKASVAFEATVQVRNKLVESYKEIMSMPV from the coding sequence ATGAATATTAACGCGACTTCGTTATTCCAAGAAATGCAGTCGATGGCGACGGAAGCTTCCAGAAACCGTGTAGAGTCGACTACAATTAAAACGGCTGCTCCTTCGTCAACAAATCAATTTGGTGATTTATTGGCAGATGCGATTAATACTGTTAATGGATTGCAAAAAGAGGCAAAATCCAAAGTAACAGCAATGGAAATGGGTGATCGCAGTGTATCATTAGCGGAAGTAATGATTGCGTCCCAAAAAGCATCTGTTGCGTTTGAAGCGACTGTCCAAGTGCGCAACAAACTAGTAGAGTCGTATAAAGAAATCATGAGCATGCCAGTTTAA
- the fliF gene encoding flagellar basal-body MS-ring/collar protein FliF: MESGAEGAEQQEQKSGYFGALSGVDMLRQVTLVIALAICLAIAIFIIIWARQPDMRPLGKYPTEELIQTLDFLDAQKIEYQLEGNTIMVPETEYQSIKLQMSREGLTQEPSNGTDILMQDMGFGVSQRLERERLKHSREQQLARTIEELQDISRAKVLLAIPKENVFARIEKKPSATVVVTLRRGKTLNSEEVDSIVDIIASAVHGLEPSKVTVTDQNGRLLNSGSQDSLSARSRKEFEIERKREQEYLEKIDGILIPVVGLGNYTAQVDLTMDFSAVEETQKRYNPDLPAVRSETTFEENNVGGLAAGIPGALTNQPPVNSNIPEVANGSNGSSSASSRSQKEATRNYELDTTISHKRQQTGVIRRVSVSVAVDYIPTPGADGKATLAPRSQEEITNIRRLLQGGIGFDLQRGDALEVVTVPFVREDLTEAAELPLWEQEWFIKLARLGAGALVIIVLILAVVRPMLKRLIYPDDTLEAYDEDALTAGVDIGDSTLDLLNTEFDASAVGFNSDGTLQLPDLHGDEDLLKAVRALVANEPELSSQVVKAWLTEDD; this comes from the coding sequence ATGGAATCGGGCGCGGAAGGGGCAGAACAACAAGAGCAGAAGTCTGGCTATTTTGGTGCCTTAAGTGGCGTTGATATGCTGCGTCAAGTTACGTTGGTCATCGCGTTGGCGATTTGTTTGGCTATTGCAATTTTTATCATTATTTGGGCACGCCAACCGGACATGCGTCCACTAGGTAAATACCCGACTGAAGAACTTATTCAAACGCTTGATTTCCTTGACGCCCAAAAAATAGAATATCAGCTTGAAGGCAACACCATTATGGTGCCGGAAACGGAATACCAGAGTATCAAGCTACAAATGTCGCGTGAAGGTCTGACTCAAGAGCCGAGTAATGGTACGGATATCTTAATGCAAGATATGGGCTTTGGGGTAAGTCAGCGTCTAGAGCGTGAGCGTCTAAAACATTCAAGAGAGCAACAACTCGCTCGCACGATTGAAGAATTACAAGATATATCTCGTGCGAAAGTGTTGTTGGCCATTCCAAAAGAAAATGTTTTTGCGCGCATTGAGAAAAAACCATCAGCAACCGTCGTGGTGACACTGCGCCGTGGCAAAACATTAAATAGCGAAGAAGTTGATTCCATAGTCGACATTATTGCTTCGGCGGTACATGGACTTGAACCGTCTAAAGTAACCGTAACGGATCAAAATGGTAGACTGTTAAATTCAGGGTCTCAAGATTCGCTGTCGGCACGCTCACGTAAAGAATTTGAAATAGAACGAAAACGAGAACAAGAGTACCTTGAAAAAATTGATGGTATTCTGATTCCAGTGGTTGGACTTGGCAATTACACCGCGCAAGTTGACTTAACGATGGATTTTAGCGCAGTCGAAGAAACACAAAAACGTTACAACCCAGACCTTCCTGCTGTACGTAGCGAAACAACGTTTGAAGAAAATAACGTAGGTGGCCTTGCCGCTGGCATTCCAGGGGCTTTGACAAATCAACCTCCGGTCAATTCGAATATTCCAGAAGTGGCTAACGGTAGTAACGGTTCTAGCAGTGCGTCAAGTCGCTCACAAAAAGAAGCAACTCGTAACTATGAACTTGATACGACTATTTCTCATAAGCGCCAGCAAACCGGTGTTATCCGTCGAGTAAGTGTTTCTGTTGCGGTAGATTATATTCCGACACCGGGAGCGGATGGTAAAGCGACCTTAGCGCCACGTTCACAAGAAGAAATAACGAACATCCGCCGCCTATTACAAGGTGGTATAGGGTTTGACTTACAACGTGGCGATGCGCTTGAAGTCGTTACTGTCCCGTTTGTTCGTGAAGATTTAACTGAAGCTGCAGAGTTACCACTTTGGGAGCAAGAATGGTTCATCAAGCTCGCCCGTTTAGGTGCTGGTGCGTTAGTCATTATTGTACTCATCCTTGCGGTTGTCAGACCTATGTTGAAACGCCTCATTTACCCAGATGATACATTGGAAGCGTATGATGAAGATGCACTTACTGCTGGTGTAGACATTGGTGATAGTACTCTTGATTTGCTCAATACGGAATTTGACGCATCTGCAGTTGGTTTCAATTCGGATGGTACATTGCAGCTGCCCGATTTACATGGTGATGAAGATTTATTGAAAGCGGTTCGTGCGCTGGTTGCAAATGAACCTGAACTCTCGTCTCAAGTAGTAAAAGCATGGTTGACTGAAGATGACTGA
- the fliG gene encoding flagellar motor switch protein FliG — translation MTDEEKKLPAGYDVNKLDGVDKAAILLLSLSEEDAAQILKHLEPKQVQKVGMAMASLDDLSQAKIAAVHNLFIEQIQSFSTIGFQSEEFIRKALTAALGEDKAASLIDQIVMGSGAKGLDSLKWMDSKQVANIIRNEHPQIQTIVLSYLEPEQSAEILSQFPEKVRLDLMMRIANLEEVQPAALQELNEIMEKQFAGQAGAQAAKMGGLKAAADIMNYLDTNVEGQLMDSIREHDEEMSQQIQDLMFVFENLLDVEDRGIQAILREVQQDVLMKAMKGADDSLKEKILKNMSKRAAEMLADDLEAMPPVRISEVEAAQKEILSTARRLADSGEIMLGGGGGEEFL, via the coding sequence ATGACTGATGAAGAAAAAAAATTGCCCGCAGGTTATGATGTCAATAAACTCGACGGGGTTGATAAAGCGGCCATTCTGCTACTGAGTTTATCCGAAGAAGATGCAGCACAAATTTTAAAACACTTAGAACCAAAGCAAGTGCAGAAAGTGGGTATGGCAATGGCGTCGCTTGATGATTTGTCACAAGCTAAAATTGCGGCCGTTCATAACTTATTTATCGAACAGATCCAAAGCTTTAGTACGATTGGTTTCCAATCGGAAGAGTTTATTCGTAAAGCACTTACCGCAGCACTTGGTGAAGATAAGGCTGCAAGTCTTATCGATCAAATTGTCATGGGTTCAGGTGCAAAAGGCCTAGATTCATTAAAGTGGATGGATTCTAAGCAAGTAGCAAACATTATTCGCAATGAACACCCGCAGATCCAAACCATAGTTTTATCTTATTTAGAACCAGAACAATCGGCAGAGATTTTATCTCAATTTCCTGAAAAGGTTCGCTTAGACTTGATGATGCGTATCGCGAACTTAGAAGAGGTTCAACCTGCAGCACTTCAAGAACTTAATGAAATCATGGAGAAGCAGTTCGCAGGTCAAGCCGGTGCTCAAGCGGCGAAAATGGGTGGCTTGAAAGCCGCTGCAGACATCATGAACTATTTGGATACCAACGTAGAAGGCCAGCTTATGGATTCAATCCGTGAGCACGACGAAGAAATGTCGCAACAGATTCAAGATCTTATGTTTGTATTTGAGAACTTGTTGGATGTTGAAGACAGAGGTATTCAAGCGATCCTTCGTGAAGTTCAGCAAGATGTACTGATGAAAGCAATGAAAGGTGCTGACGATTCACTTAAAGAGAAAATTCTTAAGAATATGTCAAAGCGTGCGGCTGAGATGTTGGCAGATGACCTTGAAGCAATGCCGCCAGTTCGGATCAGTGAAGTGGAAGCTGCGCAGAAAGAAATCCTTTCAACAGCGCGTCGTTTGGCCGACTCGGGTGAGATCATGCTTGGCGGCGGCGGCGGTGAGGAGTTCCTATAA
- the fliH gene encoding flagellar assembly protein FliH: MADPKMYRGKPIHLDESVEELLKNWPIPDVSRDERKLRGRSTAMGTPLEEIYRKKEHLQDEVIETPDEPDFPKLTLEELEQIRQDAFDEGIKQGHEQGYIDGFDKGVSEGKEAGYKEGLELGRTQGFEETKPLIEEKLGMLGQIFDAMQSPLERIDEQAEKQVVALAASLAEAVIFKQLSLDPTLILQALKKAMDALPLNEAKVRIHLNPEDLELVKDSYGENAIADRGWHLIPEPTLERGGCEVKTAQSSIDMTVKNRIREILDTFLHDSGI; this comes from the coding sequence ATGGCAGATCCAAAAATGTACCGCGGCAAACCAATTCATTTAGACGAATCTGTAGAAGAGCTTCTAAAGAACTGGCCGATACCCGATGTGTCTCGAGATGAGAGAAAATTGCGTGGCCGTTCTACGGCCATGGGTACGCCACTTGAAGAAATATACAGAAAAAAAGAACACCTTCAAGATGAAGTGATTGAAACGCCTGATGAACCTGACTTCCCAAAACTAACGTTGGAAGAGCTTGAGCAAATTCGCCAAGATGCTTTTGACGAAGGTATCAAACAGGGCCACGAGCAAGGTTACATTGACGGTTTTGATAAAGGCGTTAGTGAAGGAAAAGAAGCGGGTTATAAAGAAGGTTTAGAGCTTGGGCGAACTCAAGGTTTCGAGGAAACGAAGCCTCTGATAGAAGAAAAGCTTGGTATGCTTGGTCAAATCTTTGACGCAATGCAATCTCCATTAGAGCGAATTGATGAGCAGGCTGAGAAACAAGTGGTTGCCTTGGCGGCTTCTTTGGCGGAAGCCGTTATTTTTAAACAGCTTTCGTTGGACCCTACGCTTATTCTTCAAGCACTAAAAAAGGCGATGGATGCACTACCGCTGAATGAAGCAAAAGTCAGAATTCACTTAAATCCTGAAGATTTAGAGTTAGTTAAAGACAGTTATGGTGAAAATGCTATTGCGGACAGAGGCTGGCATTTAATCCCTGAACCCACCTTAGAACGTGGAGGTTGTGAGGTCAAAACCGCTCAATCTTCTATCGATATGACGGTTAAAAACCGTATCCGTGAAATATTGGACACATTTTTGCATGATAGTGGTATCTAA
- the fliI gene encoding flagellar protein export ATPase FliI encodes MSEIESPVAKRLSKYHKFIKPYAVAVAGSLTRVVGLTLEAKGLSAPVGSQCKIETARGFIDAEVVGFNDDTLYLMPNDHISGVLPGARVIPKLHDAGLPVGMGLLGRVVDGLGRPLDGLGAIDAETHLKFAAEPINPLARRPIDAPMDVGVRAINSIITVGQGQRMGLFAGSGVGKSVLLGMMTRGSEADVIVVGLVGERGREVKEFIEEILGVEGRKRSVVVAAPADASPLMRLKGCESAVTIAEYFRDQGLNVLLLLDSVTRYAMAQREIALAVGEPPATKGYPPSVFAKLPALVERAGNGGEGQGSITAFFTVLSEGDDLQDPIADAARAILDGHIVLSRELADSGHYPAIDIEKSISRVMPQVVSESHMLQARTVKQIYSLYQQNRDMVTLGAYQRGSDPALDQAINMMPSVKHFLQQGMKDVITYDDCLQGLAQLLGQR; translated from the coding sequence ATGAGTGAAATCGAATCACCAGTCGCCAAGCGGCTGAGTAAATATCACAAGTTTATTAAACCCTATGCCGTTGCGGTTGCTGGCAGCCTAACGCGTGTAGTGGGACTCACTCTTGAAGCAAAAGGCCTTAGTGCGCCTGTTGGTAGTCAGTGTAAAATTGAAACGGCACGTGGATTTATCGATGCAGAAGTAGTCGGTTTTAATGATGACACGTTGTACTTGATGCCGAATGATCACATTTCGGGTGTGTTGCCAGGGGCCCGAGTTATTCCTAAATTGCATGACGCGGGCCTTCCTGTAGGTATGGGGCTGCTAGGTCGTGTGGTCGATGGGCTTGGTCGCCCGCTTGATGGACTTGGTGCCATTGATGCAGAAACTCACCTTAAGTTTGCCGCTGAACCAATAAATCCATTAGCAAGACGTCCAATCGACGCGCCGATGGACGTTGGCGTGCGAGCAATTAACAGCATTATCACGGTTGGACAGGGCCAACGTATGGGATTATTCGCGGGAAGTGGTGTTGGTAAATCCGTTCTGCTTGGCATGATGACCCGTGGTAGTGAAGCCGATGTGATTGTGGTTGGTCTTGTTGGCGAACGTGGCCGTGAGGTTAAAGAGTTTATCGAAGAAATTCTGGGTGTTGAGGGACGTAAACGTTCCGTTGTTGTTGCAGCTCCTGCTGATGCATCTCCGTTAATGCGTTTAAAAGGTTGTGAGAGTGCGGTAACGATTGCTGAGTACTTTCGAGACCAAGGATTAAACGTTTTGCTTCTCCTTGATTCTGTAACTCGGTATGCCATGGCGCAACGTGAAATCGCGCTCGCCGTCGGTGAGCCCCCTGCAACCAAAGGATACCCACCGTCGGTGTTTGCCAAATTACCCGCTTTGGTTGAGCGGGCTGGAAATGGTGGAGAAGGACAGGGATCCATCACCGCATTTTTTACCGTACTGAGTGAAGGGGATGACTTACAAGACCCAATTGCGGATGCAGCTCGTGCGATTTTGGACGGTCACATTGTTTTGTCACGCGAATTGGCGGACAGTGGTCATTACCCAGCCATTGACATTGAAAAGTCGATAAGTCGCGTGATGCCACAAGTTGTGTCTGAAAGTCACATGTTGCAGGCACGTACGGTAAAACAAATTTATTCACTCTATCAGCAAAACAGAGACATGGTGACGCTCGGTGCATACCAACGAGGTAGTGATCCTGCCTTGGACCAAGCAATTAACATGATGCCGTCGGTAAAACACTTTTTGCAACAAGGGATGAAGGACGTTATTACTTACGATGACTGCTTGCAAGGGCTTGCTCAATTATTAGGACAACGCTAA
- the fliJ gene encoding flagellar export protein FliJ has translation MANNKLDLLYKLESEKEETLRKTFLQAQRYFQDNQQKMNGLSQFRLEYMQQLHVKAQKGLTSNTFRQYHSFINKIEEAVNQQAKVVNTAKQVVEQRRKLWIQQQAKAKAIAKLIEKQQLAIKQKQDKAEQKMLDEFATIQFFQRRHAV, from the coding sequence ATGGCTAACAACAAACTCGATCTATTGTATAAGCTTGAAAGTGAGAAAGAAGAAACGCTTCGCAAAACGTTTTTACAAGCTCAGCGTTATTTTCAAGATAATCAGCAAAAAATGAACGGCTTAAGCCAATTTCGTTTGGAATACATGCAGCAGCTACATGTGAAAGCCCAAAAAGGCTTAACGAGCAACACGTTTCGCCAATACCATTCCTTCATTAATAAGATTGAAGAGGCGGTTAATCAGCAAGCCAAAGTGGTAAATACCGCGAAGCAAGTTGTAGAACAACGACGTAAATTATGGATACAGCAACAGGCTAAAGCCAAAGCCATTGCGAAGTTAATTGAAAAGCAACAGCTTGCAATTAAACAAAAGCAAGACAAAGCAGAACAAAAAATGTTGGACGAATTTGCCACGATTCAGTTTTTCCAACGTCGTCACGCGGTGTAA